The following are from one region of the Xylanibacillus composti genome:
- a CDS encoding dipicolinate synthase subunit DpsA, with protein MYKFEGTKVAVLGGDKRELEIARNFLELGAAVATYGVVEHPDYVELMTSSLLEAVRDADIVIAPVPGIAAGDVLYAPAAPEELVMTEEAMAAIKPQGCFFSGTATPTIREKGKSRDIRFFDLKDDDYLQVMHAIPTAEGAISVTVQETDHTIHGSTALVVGYGRIATLLAKNLRGMGAKVTVAARRPEVKVRAYADGHDVCGTSKEELKQAAAQAVLLYNTVPSMMLDSDVLDSVRKDALVMDLASPPGGIDHDAGKAQGLHVVWARGQAGKAPIHSGYAQFLSIRNLLDQL; from the coding sequence ATGTATAAATTCGAGGGAACAAAAGTCGCTGTATTGGGCGGGGACAAGCGTGAATTGGAGATTGCCCGCAATTTTCTGGAACTGGGCGCCGCAGTAGCCACTTATGGCGTGGTCGAGCATCCGGACTATGTGGAGCTGATGACCTCCAGTCTGTTGGAGGCGGTGCGGGATGCGGATATCGTCATTGCTCCGGTGCCGGGGATTGCGGCGGGCGACGTGCTGTATGCGCCGGCCGCGCCGGAGGAGTTGGTCATGACCGAAGAAGCGATGGCTGCGATCAAGCCGCAGGGCTGCTTCTTCAGCGGTACTGCCACGCCAACGATTCGAGAGAAGGGGAAGTCGCGGGACATTCGCTTCTTCGACCTGAAGGATGACGATTACCTTCAGGTAATGCACGCCATTCCGACTGCAGAAGGGGCGATCTCCGTCACTGTGCAGGAAACAGATCATACGATCCACGGCTCCACCGCGCTTGTTGTTGGCTACGGACGCATCGCTACTCTGCTTGCGAAAAATCTGCGCGGCATGGGCGCGAAGGTGACCGTTGCCGCCCGGCGTCCGGAGGTCAAGGTGCGGGCTTATGCAGACGGGCACGATGTGTGCGGGACAAGCAAGGAGGAGCTGAAGCAGGCTGCGGCTCAAGCGGTGTTGCTGTATAATACTGTACCATCGATGATGCTGGACAGCGATGTGCTGGACAGCGTGCGCAAGGATGCGCTGGTGATGGACTTGGCCTCTCCTCCCGGAGGGATCGATCACGACGCCGGCAAGGCTCAAGGGCTGCACGTCGTATG
- a CDS encoding dihydrodipicolinate synthase family protein: MELQALQAAMKGIYVLAITPMREDGSLDLDALRSNIETYLEAGVHGVVVGGTFAEYPSMSMEERAALFAAAAEAVGGKVPLICCTAASGTPEAIALTKAAKAAGADGAMITPPYVAEVGHADIKRHFESIIEAVPFPIMIYNSTSIGLNLSPEQLAELAELDYVIGVKQANTDLHVQAKTMALAGDKMSILNGSDGVILGALALGMHGCTSTLANLIPGDYVSLYKLVERGELAAARKLYYSWQPIRDFCKKHGQPAAIKTAMEVAGLKAGAVRVPFRSLGSEAVEEFKVIWETYRKENEVHV, from the coding sequence ATGGAGCTACAAGCTTTGCAAGCCGCGATGAAGGGCATTTACGTCTTGGCGATTACCCCGATGCGGGAAGACGGCAGTCTCGATCTGGATGCGCTTCGCAGCAATATAGAGACCTATCTGGAGGCTGGCGTTCACGGGGTTGTCGTCGGCGGAACGTTCGCCGAATATCCGAGCATGAGCATGGAGGAGAGAGCGGCCTTGTTCGCGGCAGCGGCAGAGGCGGTTGGCGGCAAAGTGCCGCTCATCTGCTGCACGGCGGCGAGCGGTACGCCGGAGGCGATTGCGCTGACGAAGGCAGCCAAGGCGGCCGGCGCGGACGGTGCCATGATTACGCCGCCCTATGTGGCGGAGGTTGGCCATGCGGATATTAAGCGCCACTTCGAATCGATTATCGAAGCAGTACCTTTTCCAATTATGATTTACAACAGCACAAGCATCGGGCTGAACTTGTCGCCGGAGCAGTTGGCCGAATTGGCTGAGCTGGACTATGTGATCGGAGTCAAGCAGGCCAACACGGATCTGCATGTGCAGGCGAAGACGATGGCGCTGGCAGGAGACAAGATGTCCATCCTGAACGGATCGGACGGTGTCATTCTGGGCGCGCTCGCACTGGGCATGCACGGCTGCACGTCTACATTGGCCAATCTGATTCCGGGCGATTATGTGAGCCTGTACAAGCTGGTGGAGCGGGGAGAGCTGGCAGCGGCGCGCAAGCTGTACTACAGCTGGCAGCCAATCCGCGATTTTTGCAAGAAGCACGGGCAGCCGGCCGCCATCAAGACGGCGATGGAGGTTGCCGGTCTGAAGGCAGGCGCGGTCCGCGTGCCATTCCGCTCGCTCGGCTCCGAAGCGGTCGAGGAGTTCAAAGTCATCTGGGAAACATACAGGAAGGAGAACGAGGTCCATGTATAA